The region AAAGACCTTTTTTCATTTGAAACTCCTTGTTTTTAGTTACAGCGAAAGTATAACACCATTTTCGATCTCCTGTCAAGGAAATTAACGGTATTCCAACTAAAAATAAACAAGAAATTAACAGACAAAGTTCAAAGAATCCATTATATGGGACTTTTGAGACATATTAAAAAATATACCCATATTGCTATTTATTGATTTTCCGATTAATCAAAGCAAAAATGTACTCTCATTTAAGGACTCGGGTGGCTTACTTCTTTTTTTTGAGGAGTTTTTGGTTCTCGGGGTTGCTGAGAAGGGCTTCCATGGAATGTGCGGTTTCAGGGGCCTCAAGGGGAGATGGCTCGGCGATGTTGATGGCGATGGGATATTCGCCCACGATCACCTGTTTGATCGCCAGCAGCGGCACCGTCACCAGGGCTCCGAAATTCTCCGGACCGAAGCCCGCCTCGAAGCTGAGCACCTCTTCATCGACACTGCTGCTCTCGAAAGTATAGTTGCTCAGAACAAAAAGCGAAAGCGGTGCCATCCGCTCGGCGACCTCTTCGGGAAGAGGCGGCTCGAACTGCAGATACTCCACCTCCGCCGCCACGGCGAACTCGATCCCCTCCTCCAGGAGAAAGGCGATGGTCCGGTAGAGATGCTCCCGCTGGATCTGCCGATAGGCTTCGGACTGGAAGGGGTCGTTCTTGGGCATGGGAGGTCCTTTTGCATTTCTTTTAGGCGTATTATACTCGGGAGTAACTAGAAACTAGTAACAAGTAACTAGAAATTTTAGTTTCTCCTACTTTGCCAAGTTTCATTCAAAAGAGGAAGCATATATGATAGTTGGGAACTCTTGGTGGTTTCTCCCCGACGACAGTTTTTCGCCCTTTCTTCTTTGGGTTCGTTTCTCTTCTTCTTTGTGGCGAAACAAAGATCAAATCAATTAGCAACCGAGTAATTGAGAATTGAAAATGGAGAATTATGGTTTGAGAAGAATTCAAAGGAAATAGTCTCAAAAAATCTTAGCACGTAGCACATAGCACTTAACACAGCTCTATTCTTGAGACTTGAGGGGCGAAGCCCCGTGCTTGCGACTTGCGACTTTTAGACAATCTCCCAATCCTCCAAAACCCGAAACCCCATCATCGCATTCATCACCGCCAGCGCTTCATACTCCCCGAGACTTGCGCAGGGGATCTCGGCGGGGATCAGCTTCCCCTCCACCAGCAGTCGTGCCCGGGTGGTGCCCTCCAGCAGAGGACGGGCGGGGGTGAACCAGCGTCCATCCCGGTAGAGGGCCAAATTGGCGATGGTGGTGTCGGTGAGCAGGCCGTCGCGGCAGAGCAGAAGCTCCTCCGCTTCGGGGTGCGCCGCTTTGAGCGCATCGAAAGAGCTCCGATCAGCATATTTGAAACGGTAATCATCCTGAAACTCCACCGAGGCGAAGCTCTTGGGCAGACGAAGGGTATAAGGCAGAAGCTCGACCTTCTCTATATATAATGTATAAAGCACCCTCGCCCGCCAGATCCCCTCTCCGGGAAGATCCCCAAGAAAATCGGCCAGATCCAGCTCCTCCTCCGCCCCGAAAAGCTCCCGACGGCTCCGGTTGAAGCGGCGGTTGTGCCAGAGAAGGTTCTGAACCTCACCCCCCTCGATACGCAAGGTTTCCAAAAGTAGAGGAGTTTTCATACGCTCAAACCGCTTAACTTAGGCAAACAAAAGCTCCAATCAAATTTGGGGGTATCAATTTGACGACAGTTCTTCGCCCTTTCTTCTTTCTTTGGGTTCGTTTCTCTTCTTCTTTGTGGCGAAATAAAGAAGAAAGAAAGGAACAAAGAAGCAGGAATGGAAGAGAGGATTTTTACGTAAGAAGTAATTTTGCAAACGACTTTTGGGAACAAGCTCAAAGGGGTCAGAGCATCGCCCCTTTGATGATATAGAAGATCAATGCCGAAACCACAGCGGCAGCAGGCACGGTGATGACCCAGGCGGCGACGATCTTCTTGACGGCGCTGCGCTGAACGTAGCGGGTTTTATAGACCCGTTTGAGAGCCTTGGTCTCGGCCTTAAGCTCCTTCTCCATACCCTCGATGGCTTCGAAGAGATGGACGATGCGCTCATAGTCGGCGTGGGATTTCTCCTCTTTGGCCTCCAGGGACTTGAGCTCCTCTTTCAGAGCGGAGAGTTTGCGCTTGAGGGCTTCGATCTTCTCACGCTCCTCTTTGATGCGATACTGCAGGCGCTGGGTGCGGTCGAGCCACTCCCGCAAAAAGCCCACACCGAAGACCCCGCCCAGGGCGATGTGGGTGGAGCTGACCGGCAAGCCCAGCTGCGATGCGATGATGACGGTGATGGCCGCCGCCAGAGCGATAGAGAAGGCCCGCGCCTGATCGAGCTCGGTGATTTCGCTGCCGACGGTTTTGATGAGCTTGGGGCCGTAGAGGGCCAGCCCCAGGGAGATCCCCAGAGCACCGATCAGCATCACCCAAAGGGGGATCGCCGCCTTGGTAGAGACAGCGGAGTGGGCCAGGGCGTCGTAGATCCCCGCCAGGGGGCCGACGGCGTTGGCCACGTCGTTGGCGCCGTGGGCGAAGCTCAGCAGAGCCGCGGCAAAGATGAGGGGAATGGTAAAG is a window of Nitratifractor salsuginis DSM 16511 DNA encoding:
- a CDS encoding aminotransferase class IV; translated protein: METLRIEGGEVQNLLWHNRRFNRSRRELFGAEEELDLADFLGDLPGEGIWRARVLYTLYIEKVELLPYTLRLPKSFASVEFQDDYRFKYADRSSFDALKAAHPEAEELLLCRDGLLTDTTIANLALYRDGRWFTPARPLLEGTTRARLLVEGKLIPAEIPCASLGEYEALAVMNAMMGFRVLEDWEIV